The Verrucomicrobiales bacterium genome segment TGGTGGCTGGCCCCGCAGCGCGAGGGTACAAGACCAATCTCTGGACGCTGCCCCGCGTGGCCGACCTGATCGAGGAACTGACGGGTGTTCGCTATCATCCTGGTCACGTCTGGCGACTGCTCGATTCAAGCGGCTTCAGCTGCCAACGACCGGAGCGCCGAGCAATCGAGCGCAACGACAAGGCGATCCGGCGCTGGAAGCGGGTGGAGTGGCCTGCGCTAAAAAAAAGGCCAGCGAAGAGCGGCGAATCATTGTCTTCGTCGACGAAAGCGGGTTGAGCACCCGTCCAACACGGGCTCGGACGTGGGCTCGGCGCGGGCAGACGCCGCTGCTCCAGGAGACCTTCAACTGGAAGAGCCTCTCGATCATCGGGGGAATGGCGCTCTGGCGATTCTACTTCCAGATTCACCCTGGCAGCATCAAGGGCCCGCAGGTGGTCGAATTCCTCCGGCATCTCCGGCGCCACATTCCCGGCAAGATGCTGATCATCTGGGATGGAGCACCGATCCACCGGAGTCGGTTGGTCAGGGAATACGTCGAATCTACCGACGGGCGCATGACGGTCGAGCGGTTGCCGGCGTATGCGCCGGAACTGAATCCGGTCGAATACATGTGGGGGCATCTCAAGACGCACGAGATCGCGAACCTTATCGTGACCAAGGCGTGGGAACTGAGCCACGAAGCGACCGCCGCCCTTCGGCGGATGCGCCGCCGGCGGTCCATCGTAGCCGCCTGCTACGCACAAGCTGAATTGTGGCCGTGATGTCACCCTATTATGCGGGCCTCAATAGAGGAGCCCCCGGAAGCGAGGCGTCGGCGATGGTATTCGCGGAATACTTCCCGAATCCCGGAGGCAAGGCGCTGACCGATGCAGCGCGAAATCGAATGACCTTCCCGGCCGCCTTTGCCGCGGAAGTGATCGGAACAGCCGTGCTGGTTCTGGTCATCTTCTGCGTCACCGACGAACGGAACAAGGCACGTCCGGCCATCCTGACGCCAGTCACGATTGGCCTCACCGTGACGCTGCTGATCTCCCTGCTGGGCCCGCTGACGATGGCCTGCTTCAATCCCGCTCGGGATCTTGCGCCACGGCTCTTCTCGTCCTTGGCTGGCTGGGGATCAGTCCCGTTTCAGGTCAACGGACACGGCTGGCTGACGGTATACGTATTGGCACCCTGCGCAGGCGCGTTGCTGGGTGGTGGTGTTCATCGTTTGCTCTTTCGGAATGCCTACGAATGGGCAGGCACGCTGAAGTCGCCGTAAAACGGCAATTCCGCACCAAATTGCTGCCAAAAAGAGAGCCCAAGATTGCGACCGATCTGTGACCTCCAAAAAGCGCTGTGTAGGCCTCGTTGATCCAGAACACCTGGCCTCGACAGAATCAACTGTGACTTGAATACCACGCGGGCACTTGTCCCTGGGGATCCAGGGGTGGGAGGCGTCTTCGGCGGTGGCCTTGGTCGCAGTGGACGACGACGCACTCGTGGTCGCGGAGGGTGCGGAGGAGGTGGGGTTTGAGGCGGTGTTCCTCGGTTTCCGAGAAATTGACGTTCCGTTTGCCGCCGCTGAAACCCCAGCTCCGTTTGAT includes the following:
- a CDS encoding type IV secretion system DNA-binding domain-containing protein — protein: DVIREAGATVVAAAQSTTSFVPPLGIDKSRVLTLNLRNRLIFRAADEADAVQSADFLGKKRVIKRSWGFSGGKRNVNFSETEEHRLKPHLLRTLRDHECVVVHCDQGHRRRRLPPLDPQGQVPAWYSSHS
- a CDS encoding IS630 family transposase, with amino-acid sequence MACAKKKASEERRIIVFVDESGLSTRPTRARTWARRGQTPLLQETFNWKSLSIIGGMALWRFYFQIHPGSIKGPQVVEFLRHLRRHIPGKMLIIWDGAPIHRSRLVREYVESTDGRMTVERLPAYAPELNPVEYMWGHLKTHEIANLIVTKAWELSHEATAALRRMRRRRSIVAACYAQAELWP
- a CDS encoding transposase; amino-acid sequence: MAKTRDHGEMEKRRKKAAKLFGKNVTASEVARRLGVARQVAYRWKAAWDQGGMTALTSKGPAGPKRRLTSAQMDQVADALVAGPAARGYKTNLWTLPRVADLIEELTGVRYHPGHVWRLLDSSGFSCQRPERRAIERNDKAIRRWKRVEWPALKKRPAKSGESLSSSTKAG
- a CDS encoding aquaporin, which gives rise to MSPYYAGLNRGAPGSEASAMVFAEYFPNPGGKALTDAARNRMTFPAAFAAEVIGTAVLVLVIFCVTDERNKARPAILTPVTIGLTVTLLISLLGPLTMACFNPARDLAPRLFSSLAGWGSVPFQVNGHGWLTVYVLAPCAGALLGGGVHRLLFRNAYEWAGTLKSP